GCCCACCACGAGCGAACTGCATCCACCACCTTAGGTTTAGTCGCAAGCCCCTGCACGCCGAGAACCTCTAGTTCTGAAAAGCTGCCACCACCGACAGCAGGAAGCGTTTTCAACCGTAAACCATCACCCTCGACTGTGGCCGAGAACCTCTATCTCTAAAGCGCTGCCACCCCCGACAGCGAGAAGCGTTTTCAACCGTAAACTTCACCCTCGGCTGCAGCCCAGCAAACTCTGTTTTCCTAAGTGGAAGCAGAGCACCATCGATGGACCACGCCACTCATTTCGAGGACCTCCAGCTCCATCAACGCTGCCACCCAGCCACCATTTCGGCGGCACAGCAGTAGAGTTATCTTTAAAATGAAGCCTTTGGGGAAGTGGACGACGAGCCACAGTGCAACAGCCAGGCAAACAGGTCCCTTAAGCCTCCATAACTGCAACCACCGAAGCCCTTATTCTCAAGCACCTAAgcaaagcaaaaacaaaataaaaactggaGAAAAAACCGGTAAAGAGCAAGGAAAAACAGGGAAggtgggagggagggaggagccgaggctcccacctccctcgaGTTAGCTTTTCTGTTTTGGGTTCTAGAGAGAAGTGAGAGCCTCGAGTTAGCTTTTCTGTTTTGATTTCTAAGGATGAATTTCAACCACTTCATCTATATATAATTGTCGCCGATTCTACTTAATCGATAGTTATTTATTTACACTaattttaatcaaaataaattaatttttaaattttttttttaaagaaaaaacttcAAGGCACAGAAAGGTTAGCATAAATGACGAAAATCGTTTAGGTGTGGCTCACaagagaataattttttttttcaatttaaaatatattttatagaattcTTGATTAGCGGAAGAAAAAATACATACgtaaaacaaatttcattatatttatttaaaaaattaacttagATTATTatgaataagaaattttatttacggTTTTTACTTAAAAACTTATGTGCAAGccttttattaaatgagaaaatgattattttaagaaagatatacttttgtagttttaaaaaattttaaaaataaaatgtctaCACTTACATTGCATAATATTGCTCATTATAAATATGACGGTTGTCTATCTCTCATGCCAATAGGTGATTCAAATGCCACAAATTTAGATTGTGTTTAGTTGGCAAGCTGACTTTAACTCATTTCAAATCAATTACGAttgaatttactatttttttaattttaaataaaaaaaagtttaattcatttcaactcaatttatatattcaaacataaattttaatatattttatttacattcatatacatcttaatttttaatatgattcaTAAAATATTACGAGAAATTCTAGATTTTTCACTGGGAGATCCAGTTAGGAGCTTTCGCtcccagtattttttttttctctctttcttaataattaagaaaaatttatttaatattattatgaatttatttatttttttaaaatgtctaaaaatattaaaaaatgatgtgaaaataaaaaacaaaaaaaaaaattctaaacaaatCGGGAGTTCCCAACGGGAGCTCCAACGGTGGCCGGAGAAGAGTACAAATATTACCCTCTACCTACCAAGTCAAATAATCTAAAATCAGTTCAACATCATTGAGCGTGACCAAATTGGATCTCCACGTGCTTAAAGTCTAAGTGGGATGAAAGCGTCAATACTGCAGGTTTTAAGGATCAAAACCGTAATTTcgtttatatacatatatacatattcgGAAGAGCATTCGATTCctttattaaatatatgaaatttaattgtaaaacccaattaaaaccctaaaaaatCTCACTCTCCCCTCCAACTCAGTGGCCGAGTCAGCCATGGACGATTCCAGACCCTCTccttcctctccctctcctcctccATCCCCCTTTAGAGTTGCCGACTCTGACCTCGACGCCCCCCTCTCCACGGCTGAGTTCCTGACCCGTCAAGAAGTCCTAAAGCGCCGATCCCGAAGAGCGAAGCAACTCGCCACGTGCTACAAGGCCCACTATTGGGCGTTAATGGAGGAACTGAAAGACAAGCATAAGGAATACTACTGGATGTACGGGAAGAGCCCGTACAAAGAGGAGGACGAGGAAGAGAATGAGGTGGGTAATGATGGGAACTGTAGGAAGAGGGAAGTAGCCGGGGGAAATGAGGAGGAGGTGCTGAAGACGATAGAGATAAGGAGGTGTGAGGTGACTGGGTGTAAGGCGAAGGCGATGGCGTTGACGAAGTACTGCCACGCGCATATACTCTCAGACTCAAAGCAGAAGCTCTACAGGGGTTGCAGCTATTGCA
This genomic window from Carya illinoinensis cultivar Pawnee chromosome 7, C.illinoinensisPawnee_v1, whole genome shotgun sequence contains:
- the LOC122317541 gene encoding INO80 complex subunit D-like, which produces MDDSRPSPSSPSPPPSPFRVADSDLDAPLSTAEFLTRQEVLKRRSRRAKQLATCYKAHYWALMEELKDKHKEYYWMYGKSPYKEEDEEENEVGNDGNCRKREVAGGNEEEVLKTIEIRRCEVTGCKAKAMALTKYCHAHILSDSKQKLYRGCSYCIKSTQTGPILCCKPVLRSTVPLLCSTHMQVAEKHLIRGLKRAGLNIYSTKKLAPKFHILVTEFVRQIQTKRRAALKATVAKVQIDEEMR